A stretch of the Polypterus senegalus isolate Bchr_013 unplaced genomic scaffold, ASM1683550v1 scaffold_3471, whole genome shotgun sequence genome encodes the following:
- the LOC120520072 gene encoding butyrophilin subfamily 2 member A2-like, producing the protein MWRVERKQSESTMNLQMRWTLLILLFLHNTDISWADSFIVVGPSKPVVTYVGEDVVLPASLSPALNAEAFEVRWFTTDIRTPELLYTNYNIRIQSDTRRTLSLDNLKNGNVSLIIRNVRVSDEQLYRCNVYSGQTEEETQVSLTVEVLGAQPSISMSSTEGQKTDWSAARRRETPTRSHLEGHEWGRRDVTVHNKVRAGLRGSSESEQRPPGEGGVQRVQLSDEK; encoded by the exons ATGTGGAGAGTGGAGAGAAAACAAAGTGAAAGCA CCATGAACCTTCAGATGCGATGGACTCTTCTTATCTTATTGTTTCTACACAACACAGATATCTCCTGGGCAg ACAGCTTCATCGTTGTTGGTCCTTCTAAGCCCGTCGTCACTTATGTCGGTGAAGATGTGGTCCTGCCAGCCTCCCTCTCACCAGCGCTTAATGCCGAGGCCTTTGAAGTGAGGTGGTTTACAACTGACATCAGGACACCAGAGCTGTTATACACCAATTACAATATCAGGATACAGAGTGACACAAGAAGAACTCTGAGCTTAGACAACCTCAAGAATGGCAACGTGTCTCTAATAATCAGAAACGTCCGTGTTTCAGATGAACAGCTCTACAGATGTAATGTGTACTCAGGACAAACAGAAGAGGAGACTCAGGTCTCACTCACTGTTGAAG TTTTAGGTGCTCAGCCCTCCATTTCTATGAGCTCCACTGAAGGCCAGAAGACCGACTGGAGTGCAGCTCGGAGAAGAGAAACCCCAACCAGAAGTCACCTGGAGGGACATGAATGGGGCAGACGTGACGTCACAGTCCACAATAAAGTCAGAGCGGGACTCCGAGGGTCTTCTGAGAGTGAGCAGCGTCCTCCCGGTGAAGGAGGAGTACAACGTGTTCAGCTGTCTGATGAGAAGTAA